A genomic region of Miscanthus floridulus cultivar M001 chromosome 3, ASM1932011v1, whole genome shotgun sequence contains the following coding sequences:
- the LOC136541465 gene encoding ubiquitin C-terminal hydrolase 12-like isoform X1, with protein MTTSPPPAEQQQEEEEVLVPHGPQQELPNGAQPMEVVPAEPAATVENQQIEDPPISRFTWTIENLSRVSTKKLYSEIFVVGGYKWRILIFPRGNNVEFLSMYLDVADSGVLPYGWTRYAQFSLSVVNQIHNKFTIRKETQHQFSARESDWGFTSFMPLGELYNPSRGYLVNDTCIVEAEVAVCKVVDYWSYDSKKETGYVGLKNQGATCYMNSLLQTLYHIPYFRKAVYHMPTTENDMPSGSIPLALQSLFYKLQYNDSSVSTKELTKSFGWDMHDSFMQHDVQELNRVLSEKLEDKMKGTVVEGTIQQLFEGHHMNYIECINVDFKSTRKESFYDLQLDVKGCQDVYASFDKYVEVERLEGDNKYHADKHGLQDAKKGVLFIDFPPVLQLQLKRFEYDFMRDTMVKINDRYEFPLQLDLDRDDGKYLSPDADRNVRNLYTLHSVLVHSGGVHGGHYYAFIRPTLSDQWFKFDDERVTKEDSKRALEEQYGGEEELPQTNPGLNNTPFKFTKYSNAYMLVYIRESDKDKIICNVDEKDIAEHLWIRLEKDREEKERRKKEKAEAHLYTIIKVARDDDLKTQIGKDIYFDLVDHDKVPSFRIQKQMTFAQFKEEVAKEFGIPTQFQRFWLWAKRQNHTYRPNRPLSPQDEAHTVGQLKELVNKAHNAELKLFLEVELGLDLKPLPLPDKTREDIFLFFKLYEPEKEQLRYVGRLFVKASGRPQDILPKLRMLAGFSQDDDIELYEEIKFEPNVMCEYIDNRLLFRSCQLEDGDIICFQKSSKPDSADRYRFPDVPSFLTYIRNRQVVHFRSLEKPKEDDFCLEMSKIFTYDQVVEKVAEKLGVDDPSKIRLTSHNCYSQQPKPQPIKYRGVERLLDMLIHYNQTSDILYYEVLDIPLPELQALKTLKVTYHHATKDEVSVHSIRLPKNSTVGDVLNDIKTKVELSHPNAELRLLEVFYHKIYKVFAPNEKIENINDQYWTLRAEEVPEEEKNLGTFDRLIHVYHFTKDTQNQTQVQNFGEPFFMVIREDEILSSIKERIQKKLKVPDEDFSKWKFAYISLGRPDYFEDSDTVAVKFQRNMYGAWEQYLGLEHPDTAPRKAHTINQNRHSFERPVKIYN; from the exons ATGACGacctcgccgccgcccgccgag CAACagcaggaggaagaggaggtgctGGTGCCGCACGGCCCGCAACAGGAGCTGCCCAATGGAGCGCAGCCAATGGAAG TTGTGCCTGCTGAGCCAGCTGCTACTGTGGAAAACCAACAGATAGAGGATCCACCAATCTCGAGATTTACTTGGACCATTGAGAATCTATCAAGAGTTAGCACGAAGAAGCTCTACTCCGAAATTTTTGTTGTTGGAGGCTACAAGTG GCGAATTTTGATTTTCCCTCGGGGAAATAATGTTGAATTCTTATCTATGTATTTGGATGTAGCTGATTCTGGAGTCTTGCCCTATGGATGGACTAGATATGCACAATTCAGCCTCTCCGTGGTTAATCAGATTCACAACAAGTTCACAATAAGAAAAG AAACACAACATCAGTTCTCTGCTCGAGAAAGTGATTGGGGTTTCACTTCATTTATGCCGTTGGGTGAACTCTACAACCCCAGTAGAGGTTATCTTGTAAATGATACTTGTATAGTGGAAGCTGAAGTTGCCGTGTGTAAAGTTGTTGACTATTGGAGTTATGACTCTAAAAAGGAAACTGGCTATGTTGGTCTTAAAAATCAGGGTGCTACCTGCTATATGAATTCTCTTCTTCAGACGCTGTACCACATTCCGTATTTCAGAAAG GCTGTTTATCACATGCCCACCACCGAGAATGATATGCCCTCGGGAAGCATTCCGTTAGCTCTTCAGTCACTCTTTTATAAGTTGCAGTATAATGACAGCAGTGTCTCTACAAAGGAGCTCACAAAATCATTCGGGTGGGACATGCACGATTCATTTATGCAACATGATGTTCAAGAATTGAACAGAGTTCTTTCTGAGAAGTTGGAAGATAAGATGAAG GGAACTGTTGTGGAGGGCACAATACAACAATTGTTTGAAGGGCACCACATGAACTACATTGAGTGTATCAATGTGGATTTCAAATCAACAAGAAAGGAATCCTTCTATg ATCTCCAGCTTGATGTCAAAGGTTGTCAGGATGTCTACGCTTCATTTGATAAGTACGTAGAAGTGGAGCGTCTGGAAGGTGACAACAAGTATCATGCCGACAAGCATGGCCTGCAG GATGCGAAGAAAGGAGTTCTTTTTATCGACTTCCCTCCTGTTCTGCAACTTCAGCTAAAACGTTTTGAATATGATTTCATGCGTGACACGATGGTGAAG ATAAATGATCGCTATGAATTCCCACTTCAATTGGATCTTGATAGAGATGATGGAAAATATTTATCTCCTGATGCTGACAGGAATGTGCGTAATCTTTATACCCTTCACAG TGTTCTTGTCCATAGCGGTGGTGTTCATGGTGGACATTATTATGCTTTCATACGACCTACCCTTTCTGATCAATG GTTCAAGTTTGATGATGAGCGTGTGACAAAAGAAGATTCAAAGAGGGCACTGGAAGAGCAATATGGTGGTGAGGAGGAG CTACCTCAGACAAATCCTGGCTTGAACAACACTCCCTTCAAGTTTACTAAATATTCAAATGCATACATGCTTGTGTACATTCGTGAAAGTGACAAGGACAAAATTATCTGCAATGTGGATGAGAAAGATATAGCAGAGCATCTTTGG ATTAGACTGGAAAAGGACCGTGAAGAGAAGGAACGCCGGAAGAAGGAAAAGGCTGAGGCACACCTCTATACCATAATCAAG GTTGCAAGGGATGATGACTTAAAAACTCAGATAGGGAAAGACATATATTTtgatcttgttgatcatgataaAGTCCCAAGCTTCCGTATCCAAAAGCAGATGACCTTTGCTCAGTTCAAG GAGGAGGTAGCAAAAGAGTTTGGCATTCCTACACAATTTCAACGATTTTGGCTGTGGGCCAAGCGGCAAAACCATACTTACCGACCTAACAGACCATTGTCTCCTCAAGACGAAGCGCATACT GTTGGGCAGCTAAAGGAACTGGTGAACAAGGCCCACAACGCTGAACTGAAATTGTTCTTGGAAGTTGAACTTGGACTG GACCttaaacctcttcctcttccagacaagACTAGAGAAGATATATTTCTTTTCTTCAAACTCTATGAACCTGAAAAGGAACAGCTGCG GTACGTTGGTAGGCTCTTTGTAAAGGCTTCAGGAAGACCACAGGACATTCTGCCGAAGTTAAGGATGCTGGCAGGTttttcacaagatgatgatattGAACTGTATGAG GAAATTAAGTTTGAGCCCAATGTGATGTGTGAATACATTGATAACAGGCTTCTGTTTCGATCTTGTCAG CTTGAAGATGGGGACATaatttgttttcaaaaatcttcAAAGCCAGATAGTGCTGACCGATATCGATTTCCTGACGTCCCATCCTTTTTGACGTATATACGTAATCGACAG GTGGTCCACTTCCGTTCGCTGGAGAAGCCCAAGGAGGACGATTTTTGCCTCGAGAT GTCAAAGATTTTCACATATGATCAAGTCGTGGAAAAAGTAGCTGAAAAACTTGGCGTGGATGACCCATCGAAAATTCGGCTTACATCACATAATTGTTATTCGCAGCAGCCCAAGCCTCAACCAATAAAGTACAGAGGCGTTGAACGTCTACTTGACATGCTGATCCATTATAACCAG ACTTCTGATATTCTGTACTATGAAGTATTGGACATACCACTTCCAGAATTACAAGCGCTGAAGACATTAAAAGTTACATATCATCATGCCACAAAAGATGAG GTGTCAGTTCACAGTATAAGATTGCCAAAAAACAGCACTGTTGGTGATGTGCTAAATGATATTAAAACAAAG GTTGAGTTGTCTCATCCCAATGCTGAGCTAAGATTACTTGAGGTCTTTTATCACAAGATATACAAG GTATTTGCACCAAATGAAAAGATTGAAAACATTAATGATCAGTACTGGACACTGCGTGCAGAGGAG GTTCCAGAGGAGGAGAAAAACCTTGGTACCTTTGATCGTTTGATTCATGTATATCATTTTACAAAAGATACTCAAAACCAAACG CAAGTTCAGAACTTTGGAGAGCCTTTCTTTATGGTTATCCGTGAGGATGAGATCCTATCTTCTATCAAAGAACGTATACAGAAAAAGCTTAAGGTTCCAGATGAGGATTTCTCAAAG TGGAAGTTTGCATACATTTCACTTGGTCGTCCAGACTATTTTGAAGATTCAGACACTGTAGCCGTAAAATTTCAG AGAAACATGTATGGAGCTTGGGAGCAGTATCTTGGACTGGAACATCCAGACACAGCTCCTAGGAAGGCGCACACAATTAATCAG AACCGGCATTCATTTGAGAGACCTGTAAAAATTTATAACTAG
- the LOC136541465 gene encoding ubiquitin C-terminal hydrolase 12-like isoform X2 yields the protein MYLDVADSGVLPYGWTRYAQFSLSVVNQIHNKFTIRKETQHQFSARESDWGFTSFMPLGELYNPSRGYLVNDTCIVEAEVAVCKVVDYWSYDSKKETGYVGLKNQGATCYMNSLLQTLYHIPYFRKAVYHMPTTENDMPSGSIPLALQSLFYKLQYNDSSVSTKELTKSFGWDMHDSFMQHDVQELNRVLSEKLEDKMKGTVVEGTIQQLFEGHHMNYIECINVDFKSTRKESFYDLQLDVKGCQDVYASFDKYVEVERLEGDNKYHADKHGLQDAKKGVLFIDFPPVLQLQLKRFEYDFMRDTMVKINDRYEFPLQLDLDRDDGKYLSPDADRNVRNLYTLHSVLVHSGGVHGGHYYAFIRPTLSDQWFKFDDERVTKEDSKRALEEQYGGEEELPQTNPGLNNTPFKFTKYSNAYMLVYIRESDKDKIICNVDEKDIAEHLWIRLEKDREEKERRKKEKAEAHLYTIIKVARDDDLKTQIGKDIYFDLVDHDKVPSFRIQKQMTFAQFKEEVAKEFGIPTQFQRFWLWAKRQNHTYRPNRPLSPQDEAHTVGQLKELVNKAHNAELKLFLEVELGLDLKPLPLPDKTREDIFLFFKLYEPEKEQLRYVGRLFVKASGRPQDILPKLRMLAGFSQDDDIELYEEIKFEPNVMCEYIDNRLLFRSCQLEDGDIICFQKSSKPDSADRYRFPDVPSFLTYIRNRQVVHFRSLEKPKEDDFCLEMSKIFTYDQVVEKVAEKLGVDDPSKIRLTSHNCYSQQPKPQPIKYRGVERLLDMLIHYNQTSDILYYEVLDIPLPELQALKTLKVTYHHATKDEVSVHSIRLPKNSTVGDVLNDIKTKVELSHPNAELRLLEVFYHKIYKVFAPNEKIENINDQYWTLRAEEVPEEEKNLGTFDRLIHVYHFTKDTQNQTQVQNFGEPFFMVIREDEILSSIKERIQKKLKVPDEDFSKWKFAYISLGRPDYFEDSDTVAVKFQRNMYGAWEQYLGLEHPDTAPRKAHTINQNRHSFERPVKIYN from the exons ATGTATTTGGATGTAGCTGATTCTGGAGTCTTGCCCTATGGATGGACTAGATATGCACAATTCAGCCTCTCCGTGGTTAATCAGATTCACAACAAGTTCACAATAAGAAAAG AAACACAACATCAGTTCTCTGCTCGAGAAAGTGATTGGGGTTTCACTTCATTTATGCCGTTGGGTGAACTCTACAACCCCAGTAGAGGTTATCTTGTAAATGATACTTGTATAGTGGAAGCTGAAGTTGCCGTGTGTAAAGTTGTTGACTATTGGAGTTATGACTCTAAAAAGGAAACTGGCTATGTTGGTCTTAAAAATCAGGGTGCTACCTGCTATATGAATTCTCTTCTTCAGACGCTGTACCACATTCCGTATTTCAGAAAG GCTGTTTATCACATGCCCACCACCGAGAATGATATGCCCTCGGGAAGCATTCCGTTAGCTCTTCAGTCACTCTTTTATAAGTTGCAGTATAATGACAGCAGTGTCTCTACAAAGGAGCTCACAAAATCATTCGGGTGGGACATGCACGATTCATTTATGCAACATGATGTTCAAGAATTGAACAGAGTTCTTTCTGAGAAGTTGGAAGATAAGATGAAG GGAACTGTTGTGGAGGGCACAATACAACAATTGTTTGAAGGGCACCACATGAACTACATTGAGTGTATCAATGTGGATTTCAAATCAACAAGAAAGGAATCCTTCTATg ATCTCCAGCTTGATGTCAAAGGTTGTCAGGATGTCTACGCTTCATTTGATAAGTACGTAGAAGTGGAGCGTCTGGAAGGTGACAACAAGTATCATGCCGACAAGCATGGCCTGCAG GATGCGAAGAAAGGAGTTCTTTTTATCGACTTCCCTCCTGTTCTGCAACTTCAGCTAAAACGTTTTGAATATGATTTCATGCGTGACACGATGGTGAAG ATAAATGATCGCTATGAATTCCCACTTCAATTGGATCTTGATAGAGATGATGGAAAATATTTATCTCCTGATGCTGACAGGAATGTGCGTAATCTTTATACCCTTCACAG TGTTCTTGTCCATAGCGGTGGTGTTCATGGTGGACATTATTATGCTTTCATACGACCTACCCTTTCTGATCAATG GTTCAAGTTTGATGATGAGCGTGTGACAAAAGAAGATTCAAAGAGGGCACTGGAAGAGCAATATGGTGGTGAGGAGGAG CTACCTCAGACAAATCCTGGCTTGAACAACACTCCCTTCAAGTTTACTAAATATTCAAATGCATACATGCTTGTGTACATTCGTGAAAGTGACAAGGACAAAATTATCTGCAATGTGGATGAGAAAGATATAGCAGAGCATCTTTGG ATTAGACTGGAAAAGGACCGTGAAGAGAAGGAACGCCGGAAGAAGGAAAAGGCTGAGGCACACCTCTATACCATAATCAAG GTTGCAAGGGATGATGACTTAAAAACTCAGATAGGGAAAGACATATATTTtgatcttgttgatcatgataaAGTCCCAAGCTTCCGTATCCAAAAGCAGATGACCTTTGCTCAGTTCAAG GAGGAGGTAGCAAAAGAGTTTGGCATTCCTACACAATTTCAACGATTTTGGCTGTGGGCCAAGCGGCAAAACCATACTTACCGACCTAACAGACCATTGTCTCCTCAAGACGAAGCGCATACT GTTGGGCAGCTAAAGGAACTGGTGAACAAGGCCCACAACGCTGAACTGAAATTGTTCTTGGAAGTTGAACTTGGACTG GACCttaaacctcttcctcttccagacaagACTAGAGAAGATATATTTCTTTTCTTCAAACTCTATGAACCTGAAAAGGAACAGCTGCG GTACGTTGGTAGGCTCTTTGTAAAGGCTTCAGGAAGACCACAGGACATTCTGCCGAAGTTAAGGATGCTGGCAGGTttttcacaagatgatgatattGAACTGTATGAG GAAATTAAGTTTGAGCCCAATGTGATGTGTGAATACATTGATAACAGGCTTCTGTTTCGATCTTGTCAG CTTGAAGATGGGGACATaatttgttttcaaaaatcttcAAAGCCAGATAGTGCTGACCGATATCGATTTCCTGACGTCCCATCCTTTTTGACGTATATACGTAATCGACAG GTGGTCCACTTCCGTTCGCTGGAGAAGCCCAAGGAGGACGATTTTTGCCTCGAGAT GTCAAAGATTTTCACATATGATCAAGTCGTGGAAAAAGTAGCTGAAAAACTTGGCGTGGATGACCCATCGAAAATTCGGCTTACATCACATAATTGTTATTCGCAGCAGCCCAAGCCTCAACCAATAAAGTACAGAGGCGTTGAACGTCTACTTGACATGCTGATCCATTATAACCAG ACTTCTGATATTCTGTACTATGAAGTATTGGACATACCACTTCCAGAATTACAAGCGCTGAAGACATTAAAAGTTACATATCATCATGCCACAAAAGATGAG GTGTCAGTTCACAGTATAAGATTGCCAAAAAACAGCACTGTTGGTGATGTGCTAAATGATATTAAAACAAAG GTTGAGTTGTCTCATCCCAATGCTGAGCTAAGATTACTTGAGGTCTTTTATCACAAGATATACAAG GTATTTGCACCAAATGAAAAGATTGAAAACATTAATGATCAGTACTGGACACTGCGTGCAGAGGAG GTTCCAGAGGAGGAGAAAAACCTTGGTACCTTTGATCGTTTGATTCATGTATATCATTTTACAAAAGATACTCAAAACCAAACG CAAGTTCAGAACTTTGGAGAGCCTTTCTTTATGGTTATCCGTGAGGATGAGATCCTATCTTCTATCAAAGAACGTATACAGAAAAAGCTTAAGGTTCCAGATGAGGATTTCTCAAAG TGGAAGTTTGCATACATTTCACTTGGTCGTCCAGACTATTTTGAAGATTCAGACACTGTAGCCGTAAAATTTCAG AGAAACATGTATGGAGCTTGGGAGCAGTATCTTGGACTGGAACATCCAGACACAGCTCCTAGGAAGGCGCACACAATTAATCAG AACCGGCATTCATTTGAGAGACCTGTAAAAATTTATAACTAG